In Flammeovirgaceae bacterium 311, one DNA window encodes the following:
- a CDS encoding PKD domain-containing protein: MNKRLLSKPLQTIIAFSAFIAFSFLSFTVQAQDCGCDHVIGPDKSYVRAAEMPNVKPGDVVCITAGVRGRLVLRDFVGTKEQPIIFKNCGGQVIFENNTDLSGTFTFANSQYFRVTGTGSPDHKYGFLIRKGGNSSAMFVTKSDFELDHIEIASAGFAGIMAKVDPNCHNTEYHQGNFVMENISIHDNFIHHTVGEGLYIGHTWYFGKPSDCGTLYPHAVENLKVYNNITEDTGADGIQVSAATKNVEVFNNTIRRYGADPFKPVQVNGLQIGGGSTGKYYNNLIIDGGGMGIQCLGMGDVYMYNNLIVRAGVDGIFIDERGTVLPGKAFHAHNNTIVSPKRDAIRMYSRNTTGSTFVNNMLVAPGSLNLNYYTRNQYIYIIDNTVNYSQNNNLFVPTADEAGFVNAAADDYQLKAKTPGVDKGVALSYFGFDYNKNPRPQGASFDIGAFEYSGEETTTPNQLPVVSAGADQTITLPTDSLQLTGTAVDADGTIVSQSWTKIDGPAASLSNQNTNTLRLNKLLEGTYTFRFTALDNAGASQTDDVQVTVKPAPVAPTPPANLPPVVDAGADRTITLPANSLSLLATASDPDGTVTAVKWTQISGPTADMAGQTTNSLSLSNLLEGEYGFRFTATDDLGAATADNLIVTVMPDATPVPPAPNELPVVSAGTDKTITLPDNSLVLKATATDADGTITSVEWTKVSGPEVSMSGQNTAGLSLSNLLEGTYIFRFTATDDAKESSADDVQVTVNPAVVVDNPTTPDPDTYKGLNFKYYATSNKNTWTRLPNFDALTPAKTGVVSNFTLSPTTQPDYFGFVFEGFVEVDEGGTYTFYTNSDEGSQLFINGKLVVDNDGSHKTQERSGTAALREGRHAIKVTYFEKNRDEMLEVSYAGPGIEKKRIPSDKLFTTNEETSSETDRISNPDASTTTEDENTPTSLTATLSTKGSAFLTWNDNSSEEIGYEIYMSSDNNSSYQQVGSTNSNKENYTVSGLDRNKVYHFKVRAKVYYKNTKFSKAVAVGTGDEETVATGDPLKMNKQIKVNFNYGNNVADNWNNFDTDPHPLDKISNLKDESGKETSVNITLLTPWGYARSGFNGYNDLGMVTGKDNGVFPDAVMKTCFWTERTEAEEMEVGGLEPNEYYSFTFFGSRDASGNRTTLYTIGKNTVSLDASYNTKKTVTINNARADATGKIKVLVQKHKDASFAYLNAMTIEATGYVDSKKTAKGAVAINPDATEEEAIDRSLVKDKIAYSLYPNAATDHIILRYEYTKADVALNIQIVDFTGNVRLSATEHTNDENGTMRIQLDQDKMLSGYYILRVTSVYGVETIRFLKL; this comes from the coding sequence ATGAACAAAAGATTACTAAGTAAACCACTCCAGACGATTATTGCCTTTTCTGCATTTATTGCTTTTTCCTTCCTGTCATTCACAGTCCAGGCACAGGACTGTGGCTGCGATCATGTAATAGGACCGGATAAGAGCTACGTCAGAGCCGCTGAAATGCCTAATGTAAAACCAGGTGATGTGGTCTGTATCACAGCAGGGGTTAGAGGCAGGTTGGTACTACGTGATTTCGTAGGTACCAAAGAACAGCCTATCATCTTCAAGAACTGCGGCGGACAAGTTATTTTTGAGAATAACACTGATCTGTCAGGCACATTTACCTTTGCTAATTCTCAGTACTTCCGTGTTACGGGTACCGGAAGTCCAGACCATAAGTACGGCTTCCTAATCAGGAAAGGAGGCAATAGTTCTGCCATGTTTGTAACAAAGTCAGACTTTGAGCTTGACCACATTGAAATTGCTTCTGCCGGTTTTGCCGGAATCATGGCTAAGGTGGATCCTAACTGTCATAATACGGAGTATCACCAGGGCAATTTTGTAATGGAGAACATTTCCATTCATGACAACTTTATTCACCACACAGTGGGTGAAGGCCTCTATATAGGCCATACCTGGTACTTTGGCAAACCATCTGACTGTGGTACGTTGTATCCGCATGCTGTTGAAAACCTCAAAGTTTACAACAACATTACCGAAGATACCGGTGCAGATGGCATTCAGGTGAGCGCTGCCACCAAGAACGTTGAGGTTTTCAACAATACCATTCGCCGTTATGGTGCAGATCCTTTTAAACCCGTGCAGGTAAATGGTCTGCAGATTGGTGGTGGTTCTACAGGTAAATACTACAACAACCTGATCATTGATGGTGGTGGCATGGGTATACAATGCCTGGGCATGGGTGATGTATACATGTACAACAACCTGATTGTAAGAGCAGGTGTAGATGGTATCTTCATCGACGAAAGAGGCACTGTATTGCCAGGCAAAGCTTTTCATGCACACAACAACACCATTGTTTCTCCTAAGCGTGATGCCATTCGGATGTACTCCAGAAATACCACTGGTAGCACTTTTGTCAACAACATGCTGGTGGCTCCCGGAAGCTTAAATCTAAATTACTATACCAGAAATCAGTATATCTACATAATTGATAATACTGTTAATTACAGCCAGAATAATAACCTGTTTGTCCCTACTGCAGATGAGGCTGGCTTTGTGAACGCTGCTGCTGATGATTACCAGCTGAAGGCAAAAACCCCCGGTGTAGACAAGGGTGTTGCCCTGTCCTACTTTGGTTTTGACTACAACAAAAACCCAAGACCACAAGGGGCCTCCTTCGATATCGGAGCATTTGAATACTCTGGTGAGGAAACTACTACGCCCAACCAACTTCCTGTTGTAAGTGCCGGTGCAGACCAAACCATTACGCTGCCAACAGACAGCCTTCAGCTAACTGGTACAGCCGTTGATGCCGATGGCACAATTGTATCCCAAAGCTGGACAAAAATAGACGGACCGGCTGCAAGCCTTAGCAACCAGAACACCAATACACTTAGGCTGAATAAATTACTGGAAGGAACCTATACATTCCGCTTTACTGCGCTGGATAATGCAGGAGCTTCTCAAACCGACGATGTACAGGTTACGGTTAAACCAGCGCCGGTTGCACCAACACCTCCTGCCAACCTGCCTCCGGTTGTGGATGCTGGTGCAGACAGAACCATTACCCTGCCTGCCAACTCCCTAAGCCTGCTGGCTACTGCCAGTGACCCTGACGGTACTGTAACGGCCGTTAAATGGACACAGATAAGTGGCCCGACAGCTGATATGGCCGGTCAGACCACCAACAGCCTTAGCTTAAGCAATTTGCTGGAAGGTGAATACGGCTTCCGCTTTACTGCCACCGACGATCTGGGTGCTGCTACTGCAGACAACTTAATTGTAACGGTGATGCCTGACGCAACTCCGGTACCTCCGGCACCTAATGAACTACCGGTAGTAAGTGCTGGTACGGATAAAACCATCACACTGCCAGATAACAGCCTGGTGCTGAAAGCCACTGCTACCGATGCCGACGGAACCATCACTTCTGTAGAATGGACCAAAGTAAGCGGGCCGGAAGTAAGCATGAGTGGCCAGAACACAGCTGGCCTAAGCCTTAGTAATCTGTTGGAGGGAACTTATATCTTCCGTTTCACTGCTACCGACGATGCCAAAGAATCCAGCGCTGACGACGTACAGGTAACTGTAAATCCTGCAGTAGTGGTAGATAATCCTACTACTCCTGATCCGGATACCTACAAAGGCCTGAACTTTAAGTACTATGCCACTTCGAACAAAAATACCTGGACCAGGCTGCCGAACTTCGATGCTCTTACGCCTGCAAAAACCGGTGTGGTGAGCAACTTTACCCTAAGCCCCACCACCCAGCCAGATTATTTTGGTTTTGTATTCGAAGGTTTTGTGGAAGTAGATGAAGGCGGTACCTATACCTTCTACACCAATTCTGACGAAGGCAGCCAGTTGTTTATCAACGGTAAGCTGGTAGTGGATAACGACGGATCTCACAAAACGCAGGAACGCTCCGGTACAGCCGCTCTCCGTGAAGGAAGACATGCTATCAAGGTAACTTACTTTGAAAAGAACAGAGACGAAATGCTGGAAGTAAGCTATGCTGGCCCCGGAATTGAAAAGAAAAGGATTCCATCTGACAAACTTTTCACCACCAATGAGGAAACCAGCAGTGAAACTGACAGAATCAGCAATCCTGATGCTTCTACCACTACAGAAGACGAAAACACACCAACTAGTTTAACTGCTACCCTTAGCACCAAAGGTTCTGCCTTCCTGACCTGGAATGATAACAGCAGTGAGGAAATCGGTTATGAGATCTACATGAGCAGCGATAACAACAGCAGCTATCAGCAAGTAGGCAGCACCAACTCAAACAAGGAGAATTATACCGTATCCGGACTTGATCGCAATAAAGTTTATCACTTTAAAGTAAGAGCTAAAGTTTATTATAAAAACACCAAATTCTCCAAGGCAGTTGCTGTAGGTACCGGCGATGAAGAAACAGTAGCAACAGGTGATCCGCTGAAAATGAACAAGCAGATCAAGGTGAATTTTAACTATGGAAATAACGTAGCTGATAACTGGAACAACTTTGACACAGACCCGCATCCCTTGGATAAAATATCTAATCTGAAGGACGAGTCTGGAAAAGAAACCTCTGTGAACATTACCCTGCTAACCCCATGGGGATATGCCAGATCGGGATTCAATGGTTATAACGACCTGGGCATGGTTACCGGTAAAGACAATGGCGTGTTTCCTGATGCTGTTATGAAAACCTGCTTCTGGACTGAGCGTACCGAAGCTGAAGAAATGGAAGTTGGTGGCCTGGAGCCAAACGAGTATTACTCCTTCACCTTCTTCGGCAGCCGCGATGCCAGTGGCAACCGTACCACCCTGTACACAATTGGTAAAAATACGGTTTCACTAGATGCTTCGTATAACACCAAAAAAACAGTTACCATCAATAATGCCAGGGCAGATGCTACAGGCAAGATCAAGGTGCTGGTACAGAAACATAAGGATGCATCATTTGCTTATCTGAATGCCATGACGATTGAAGCTACCGGTTATGTAGACTCCAAGAAAACCGCAAAAGGTGCTGTAGCCATCAATCCTGATGCCACAGAAGAGGAAGCGATAGATCGTAGCCTGGTTAAGGATAAGATAGCTTACAGCCTTTATCCAAATGCAGCTACAGATCACATTATTCTGCGCTATGAATATACCAAAGCAGATGTAGCGCTGAATATTCAGATCGTAGATTTTACCGGAAACGTTCGCTTATCTGCAACCGAGCATACAAATGATGAGAATGGCACAATGCGCATTCAGCTTGATCAGGATAAGATGCTTAGCGGTTATTATATACTTCGTGTTACTTCAGTCTATGGTGTAGAAACCATCAGGTTCCTGAAGCTCTAA
- a CDS encoding endonuclease/exonuclease/phosphatase (COG0708 Exonuclease III): MSPETWWGLSILGIFAPILWVLNFIWLLVGFIRPGWWLVFSVVAVLAGLGFVGNTVAFTPEKNTTAEAISVLSYNVSHFNRPSGYHFEADSVVLGSAAAIKEYINWVTTNPADIKCLQEFYTFTGSDLYNTDARLKQGGWAHSFISSDTLKINKSQFGVAIYSRYPIVDNGILFIGSTGFNRGIWADIKINNDTIRIINAHFQSAQVQRILYKNKERGLKEAIKRTIWSYRESQIERIEQLRKVLALSNDSPYPVILSGDLNSTPYSHVYQILDGKLKNAFEQQGNGFGFTFNHPKLFFLRIDHQFVSKELEVLNFITRQDVSYSAHFPTEGWYQFRRNE; encoded by the coding sequence ATGAGCCCTGAAACATGGTGGGGACTCTCTATTCTGGGAATTTTTGCCCCAATACTATGGGTGCTGAACTTCATCTGGCTGCTGGTGGGCTTTATCAGGCCGGGCTGGTGGTTAGTCTTTTCTGTAGTGGCAGTACTAGCCGGTCTGGGATTTGTTGGGAATACAGTCGCTTTTACTCCTGAAAAAAATACTACAGCAGAGGCAATCAGTGTATTAAGCTATAATGTGAGCCACTTCAACAGACCCAGTGGCTATCATTTCGAAGCAGACTCTGTTGTACTAGGCAGTGCTGCAGCAATCAAAGAATACATCAACTGGGTAACTACTAACCCTGCGGATATAAAATGCCTGCAGGAGTTCTACACCTTCACGGGCAGCGACTTGTACAATACAGATGCCCGGCTGAAGCAGGGGGGATGGGCCCATTCCTTTATATCTTCGGACACCTTGAAGATTAATAAATCACAGTTTGGCGTAGCCATTTACTCCAGATACCCGATTGTTGATAATGGCATTCTTTTTATTGGAAGCACGGGTTTTAACAGAGGTATTTGGGCAGACATCAAGATAAATAATGATACCATACGTATTATAAATGCACATTTTCAGTCTGCCCAGGTACAGCGTATCCTTTATAAAAATAAGGAGAGGGGGCTAAAGGAAGCCATTAAACGAACCATATGGTCTTACAGGGAAAGCCAGATAGAACGCATTGAGCAGTTGCGGAAGGTGCTTGCACTAAGTAATGATAGCCCCTATCCGGTTATTCTTAGCGGCGATCTAAACAGCACTCCCTACAGCCATGTTTACCAAATACTGGATGGCAAGCTGAAAAACGCTTTTGAACAGCAGGGCAATGGATTTGGTTTTACATTTAATCATCCCAAATTGTTTTTTTTACGTATAGATCATCAGTTCGTCTCCAAAGAATTAGAAGTACTGAATTTTATTACCAGGCAGGATGTTTCCTATAGTGCCCACTTTCCAACAGAGGGCTGGTACCAGTTCAGGAGAAATGAATGA
- a CDS encoding UbiA prenyltransferase (COG0382 4-hydroxybenzoate polyprenyltransferase and related prenyltransferases): MISYALSLLKLPEILRLIRVKQWVKNLFLFIPLFFAGKLFDVNALASLFAGFVAFSLVASAVYILNDYNDIERDRAHPEKRSRPLASGSIGVGFAFTLMFIILTAGLTLGWLLDPIFFVTLAIYLTVNLAYSFGLKQIALLDLFIIALGFILRIVGGGLLASVAITQWLVIMVFLLALFLALAKRRDDLMIFQVSGQKVRKSVENYNIQFLDSCLTLISAIIMVSYLMYTISPDVAERHGSSNLYITAVFVIAGMMRYLQITMVENKSGYPTRILFNDTFIRFTIIGWIICFYVVLYFPKF; this comes from the coding sequence ATGATTTCTTATGCACTCTCTCTGCTGAAGCTACCCGAAATTTTAAGGCTCATTCGGGTTAAGCAATGGGTAAAGAATTTATTTTTATTCATTCCACTCTTCTTTGCCGGTAAATTATTTGATGTTAATGCCCTTGCGTCCCTGTTTGCAGGTTTTGTAGCCTTTAGCCTTGTTGCAAGTGCAGTCTACATCCTGAATGATTATAATGATATTGAGCGCGACCGTGCTCATCCCGAAAAGCGTAGCAGGCCACTTGCTTCGGGTTCGATAGGTGTTGGGTTTGCTTTTACACTTATGTTTATCATATTAACAGCCGGCCTTACACTCGGGTGGTTGCTTGATCCGATTTTCTTTGTCACACTTGCTATTTACCTCACTGTTAACCTTGCCTATTCCTTTGGGCTGAAACAAATTGCTCTGCTGGACCTCTTTATTATAGCACTGGGCTTTATTTTAAGAATTGTTGGAGGTGGTTTACTGGCATCGGTAGCCATTACACAATGGCTGGTGATCATGGTTTTTTTGCTTGCCCTCTTCCTGGCCCTGGCGAAAAGACGCGATGATTTGATGATCTTTCAGGTATCCGGACAGAAAGTCAGAAAGTCTGTAGAGAACTATAACATCCAGTTTCTGGACTCCTGCCTTACCCTGATATCTGCCATCATTATGGTTTCTTACCTGATGTATACTATTTCGCCTGATGTTGCAGAACGGCATGGTTCCAGCAACTTATACATAACAGCTGTATTTGTTATTGCAGGCATGATGCGCTACCTGCAGATTACCATGGTGGAAAATAAGAGCGGCTATCCAACCAGGATCTTATTTAATGATACTTTTATTCGTTTTACCATTATTGGCTGGATCATCTGCTTTTATGTAGTACTTTACTTCCCAAAATTTTAA